In Dama dama isolate Ldn47 chromosome 20, ASM3311817v1, whole genome shotgun sequence, a single window of DNA contains:
- the RWDD3 gene encoding LOW QUALITY PROTEIN: RWD domain-containing protein 3 (The sequence of the model RefSeq protein was modified relative to this genomic sequence to represent the inferred CDS: substituted 1 base at 1 genomic stop codon), with translation MAEPVREELSALAAIFCGPDEWEVLSLSETDGAVFRILTKAEGFTDTDIPLQLVFYLPLSYPSCLPGIVVNSKDLTRAQCEIVKEKLLEQAETLLSEPMVHELVLWIQQNLRHILKRPEAGGGSEKCSSAASVTVDDGXWMTLLHLDHMRSKTKYVKTVEKWVSDLRLTGRLMFMGVPDSSENLQSGCGLKWKEMQREND, from the exons ATGGCGGAGCCGGTGCGGGAGGAGCTCTCGGCCCTGGCAGCGATTTTCTGCGGGCCGGACGAGTGGGAAGTGCTGAGTCTCTCAG AGACAGATGGGGCTGTGTTCAGAATTCTCACAAAAGCTGAAGGATTTACAGATACGGATATACCCTTGCAGTTGGTGTTCTACTTACCGCTAAGTTACCCATCCTGTCTACCTGGTATTGTGGTGAACTCCAAGGACTTGACCAGGGCCCAGTGTGAAATCGTGAAGGAGAAGTTACTGGAGCAAGCAGAGACCCTTTTGTCGGAACCTATGGTTCATGAACTGGTTCTTTGGATTCAGCAAAACCTCAGGCACATCCTCAAGCGCCCAGAAGCAGGAGGTGGCAGTGAAAAGTGCTCTTCTGCGGCAAGCGTGACTGTGGATGATGGGTAGTGGATGACTCTTTTGCATTTAGATCACATGAGATCGAAGACTAAATATGTCAAAACTGTGGAGAAGTGGGTTTCTGATTTAAGGCTGACAGGAAGACTGATGTTCATGG GAGTACCTGATTCTTCAGAAAACCTGCAAAGTGgatgtggactcaagtggaaagaaatgcaaagagaaaatgaTTAG